The Bradyrhizobium sp. B097 genome contains the following window.
CTGGAACAGCGCGGGGCAGTTCAACCCGGCCCTGTCGTCTCCGATTACGTGGATGGCGTCGATCGCGCGCAACCGCGCCATCGATGTCGTGCGCAAGCGAGGCGAGTCCTCGCTGGAAGATGAGCCTGCGGCGATGGAAGTCGCTGCCGACTCGCCCGATCCGCTGTCGCGGCGGGAAATGACGGAAGAGTTGAAGCGGTTGCTGGAGTGCGTCGGTCGTCTGGAGCCCGATCGTCAGAAGCTCGTGCTGCTCGCCTATTACAACGGCTGGAGCCGCGAGCAGCTCGCCGCAAAGTTCGAGACACCGGTGAACACGGTGAAGACCTGGCTGCGCCGCAGCCTGATGGATATCCGGGAGTGTCTTGGACTCTGATTGATGGCCTATAGCGAAGACCATATCGCGCTCGCCGCGGAATATGCGCTCGGTACGCTCGATGCCGATGAGCGCGCGCAGGTCGAGACCATGATGGCCGTCGACACCGGGTTCGCCGCGCTCGTGCAGGCCTGGGAGTTCAGGCTCGGGCCGCTGAACCAGATGGTCGGCCTGGTCGAGCCGCGCCCGGTGGTCTGGGAGAACATCAAGGCGGCGATCGGCCATGCCGGCGCACCGCAGGCGCCGCTGGTATTGCCCGAGACGCCGGCCGCGACGGTGACACCGCCGCCGATCACCGACGATCCTGGATTCGGCTCGGCGTTCGATCCGGAGCCTGCTCAGCCATCAGAAATCCCACAGCCGGCCGAGATTCGGCGGCCAGCAATCCAGCCACGTTTTGGCGTCAACGACAGCACCAACATGATCGCGCTTGCGGGCCGCGTGAAGCGCTGGCGCGGCATCGCCTCGGCCGCGACCGCGATCGCGGCCGCGCTGCTGGTGACGCTCGGCCTGCAGATTTACCGGCCCGACGCGTTGCCGAATGCGATCCGTCCGAAGCCGCGCATCCAGACCGTGGAAGTGAAGACGCCGGCGCCGGCGCTCGCGCCTTCGGCGCAGTATGTCGCGCTGTTGCAGGGACAGAATGGCGGGCCGGCCTTCATCATGACCATCGACGGCGCGACCAAGAATTTCACCGTGCGCAAGGTCGGCGCTCCGTCCGAGCCGGGCAAGAGCTTTGAGCTCTGGCTGATCTCCGACAAGCTGCCGCAGCCGCGCTCGCTCGGCGTGATCGGCGCTGATGATTTCACCGCGCGCCCGGTGCTGTCGGGCTACGATCCCGACGTGATCAACGGCGCCACCTACGCGGTGACGGTCGAGCAGGCCGGCGGCTCGCCGAATGGCCAGCCGACCTCGGCGCCGATCTTCACCGGCAAGCTGATCGAGACCGTGCCGCCCGCGTCGAACGCGCCGCGTTAGATCTGCGCCTTGCAGCAAGCGACTGAATGCGGGGCGCACTGTCATTGCGAGCGCAGCGAAGCATTCCATCTTTCCAAACGGCGGTGACAGTGGATTGCTTCGCTTCGCTCGCAATGACGTGGAGGCAGCTTCGCATCTCGGGGAAGTGAGTTCGCCCCACCTCCCGCACAAAAAGAAAACGCCCGTGGGGAGCGGGCGTTTTCGATAGTCAACTTGGGGGTAGTTGGGGGTCTTAAATATCCACGCAGCGACTTTGGGGGGCTGTAAAGAACACTACGTGAATTCGTGAAACTCTCCTGTTAGCGGACCAGCGAACTGCTCGTGCTCGTGATCGCGACCGGCTTGCCGGCCTTCATGACACGTG
Protein-coding sequences here:
- a CDS encoding sigma-70 family RNA polymerase sigma factor, giving the protein MLTPAELVWLIAAVAKGDQAAFERLYAATRSKLFGVVLRILRRQDLAEEVIQEAYVKIWNSAGQFNPALSSPITWMASIARNRAIDVVRKRGESSLEDEPAAMEVAADSPDPLSRREMTEELKRLLECVGRLEPDRQKLVLLAYYNGWSREQLAAKFETPVNTVKTWLRRSLMDIRECLGL
- a CDS encoding anti-sigma factor, which encodes MAYSEDHIALAAEYALGTLDADERAQVETMMAVDTGFAALVQAWEFRLGPLNQMVGLVEPRPVVWENIKAAIGHAGAPQAPLVLPETPAATVTPPPITDDPGFGSAFDPEPAQPSEIPQPAEIRRPAIQPRFGVNDSTNMIALAGRVKRWRGIASAATAIAAALLVTLGLQIYRPDALPNAIRPKPRIQTVEVKTPAPALAPSAQYVALLQGQNGGPAFIMTIDGATKNFTVRKVGAPSEPGKSFELWLISDKLPQPRSLGVIGADDFTARPVLSGYDPDVINGATYAVTVEQAGGSPNGQPTSAPIFTGKLIETVPPASNAPR